In the genome of Pseudodesulfovibrio sp. S3, the window AGGTTCGGTCATTTATGGCCCCAGGGCCGTGAAGCGGCTCAAGGAGCTCGGCAAGATAGTGCTGCTCGACATCGACGAGTCCACCTTCATCAAGCGGGTCGGGGACGCCGAGAATCGCGGGCTGGCCATAGGTCCGGGCAAGACCATGCAGGACCTTTACAATGAGCGTCAGCCGTTGTACCGCAGGGTCGCCGACATCACGGTCAGAACAGACAAGCTCTCGCCCGAAGCGTGCGTCGACCATATTCTCGAACATATCAGGATCGCATGAACAAGCTTACCCCCAAGGCCTCTTTCCGCAAGCTGGCCGCCATATACGACAAGATGGTCGCCCGATACAACGCGGTGGCCGAACCCATCGGAATGCGTTGCGATGCCTGCACCGACAACTGCTGTCTTTCCTTCTTCCAGCACCACACCTACGTGGAGTGGGCCTACATGTGGGAAGGGTTGAACAAGCTCCCGGCCGACCGGCTGGAGGAAATCAGGGCCAGGGCGCAAGCCTATGTGGAGCAGGGGCAGGACGCTTTGTCTCGTGGTCAGCGTCCGCACATCATGTGTCCGCTCAACATTGACGAGGACCAGGGCATCTGCGGGCTGTACGAGCACCGGCTCATGATTTGCCGCATGCACGGCGTGCCGAACATGCTGGTCAGGAACACGGGCCAGGAAATCCGCTTCCCCGGCTGCTACCGTTGTCAGGATCTGACCCAGGGCATGGACCCGCTCCCCACCGTGGACCGCACCCCCATGTACAAGGACCTGGCCATGCTGGAGATGCAGTTCGTGGGCAAGCATCTCAGGCAACTGCCCAAGGTGGACCACACCATTGCCGAGATGATCGTGCTGGGGCCGCCGCGGCTGAAATAGAGCGCCTGGCTCCGGCGATTCCCTTCGGAAGGATCAGGACGCTGTCCAGGTCCCGTTCAAGGCAGAGGGCCTTGAGCATCCCATTGCTCCAAGCGTGCGGTCGCCAGTTGCCGAGGCAATTGGTCCGGTCTGGATTTTTCCCTGTCAGGGGTGTAGTGGATGGATCATGAAAAAAACTATGGCATCCATCCTCGCCCTGCTTATGCTTGCGGGTGCGATCGTCGCGGCTGGGAGTTTTCCGCTACGGTTGCCGGGGGAGGCGCAGGCTGCCTCGACAGTCTACCACGGAAACAGGAATTCCTACATTTTTCACCAGCCCGCTTGCCGGTATTACAACTGCAAGAACTGTTCGGTGGTCTTTACCTCGCGCCAGGAGGCGCTGGGTGCAGGGTTTCGGCCCTGCAAGATCTGCAAGCCATGAGAAGGCTCACACCGACAGCGTGAATCCGGCCCTGGCAAAGGTGAACTGTCCGGCCTGGAGCAGGCAGATTTCGTTTTCCTTGGCGGAAATCTGGCGGTATTTCTCGTCGTCGGGCAGGGCGGAATTCCAGACCTGGGCGATCTCGGTGCGGACCACGTTGATGCGCTGTTCCATTTGCTTGAGGCTGAAGGTGCCGTTCTTGATAGGTTCGATGGCGGCTTCCTTGAACGCCTGGATGGCCTCGTCGGAAAATTCCACGAAGTCGCCGAGCAGGTGTTCGGCCTGTTCCTGCACCACTTCCCTGAGGTGCCCCTCAAAGCCGTAGCCGCCCTGTATATGGGTGTTGTCCATTTCGATATACATGACCTTCCTCCGTGCTGGTCGCGTATATCTCCTATCGGACTTTCTTGAGAAATCTTAACATTGGTCGGCAACCGGTTCCAGGCCGGGCTTTCCCGCTCCGGGTTGACGGGTTTTTCGGGGTGGGGTAGGCCTCCGGTCATGTGCTCCTAGCCGCACCATACGGACAGTGGTCGCGTGTTGTTGAAAAACACCCTGAAAACACCTTGTTGAGGAGTGCACAATGAAAAATAGTTTGTTCTATACCGATATGATTCCCCCCGATGCCCGTGCCCTGTGGGACGGGATGTACAAGATTCCCTGGAACGACCCTGCGTTCAGCGGGCGCATCCTTGCGGAACACCTTTCCCAGGACCATCATCTTGCCAGCCGCAAGCTGGACGTCATTGAATCCCAGGTGGCCTGGATCAATGCGAACGTCTTGACCGGGGTTTCGGCCTCGATCCTGGACCTCGGCTGCGGACCGGGGCTGTATTCCCGTTGTCTGGCCGGGGTATCGCACCGGTATGTCGGCCTGGATTTCAGCCCGGCGTCGATAGACCACGCCCGGCAGGAGTTCGGTGTTCCCGGCCGGTGCGAGTTTCGGCTCGGCGATGTGGTTGAGGCCGATTTGGGCGGTCCCTTCGATCTGGTCATGATGCTCTACGGCGAGTTGAATGTTTTTTCGCCCGATCAGTGCCGGCGAATACTGGTCAAGGCGTTTGAAGCCCTGGCACCCGGAGGCCGCCTGCTTGTGGAGCGGCAGCGGGTGCACGCCGTGCAGGCCGTGGGCCAGGGGGTGAACACCTGGACGCGGGCCGAATCCGGCGGCCTGTTCGCCGAGGCCCCGTATGTCTGCCTGACGGAAAACCATTGGTTTCAGGAGGAAGGGGTTTCCCTTCAGTGCTTCCAGGTGTGGGTCAAAGGGCAGGATGCACCTGTCCTCTACAGGAGCACCACCAAGGCATGGACGGCATCAGAGATGGAGGGCTTGTTTCGGTCGGCCGGTTTCATCGACGTGGTCCATCACTCGGATTGGCCTGTTCCCGACCAGGGACTGGCCCTGGTGTCAGGCAGGAAAGGGTAACGACAAGGCCCGCAGCATCAGCCGTGGGCCTTTTTTCGTTATGGGATTGGGAGTGGTGGGCGTTGCAGGGAGCCCGCTGTCCCAAGCCGAGTCACAGGGCGACGTCGGCGCCTTGGAGGAAGGCGATGAAATCCCTGACCCCGGCCTGCCGTGCGAACACGTAATTTGACACCCAGCGGGTGAAGGTCATCTTGCGGCCGTAAATTTCATACTTCCGGCCCGGCCCTGCGAAATCCCAGCCGAAGAACTCGGCCACCTTGGGATTGATGGGTTCTTCGAATTCCGGGAAGGGGTCGCCCAGCGCACCAAGGGCCGCTTCTTCCGGTGCAGGCAGGCCGAGTTCGGCTAGAATGCCTTTGGCTGCGTGATCCATGAGCAGGGGGCCGGGGTGGTTGATCGTGTTGAACAGTTTGATATTCCGGTAGTTTGTCTTTATCAGATCCACATACTTGATCGGGGTGTGCGATTCGCGCTCCCGCTCCTGTTTCAGGGTGTCTGCCACCATCGATGTCAGATCGAACTTGGCTCCCATGTCCGTGTGTATGTAGACCAAAACCGTTTCTTCCGGCGGCAGGCCTGCGTCGATGTAGTTGTCGAGCAGTTCGCATCGATAGTCGAAGCCTTGCTTGCCTGTCCAGGTGGGCCAATAGCCCTTGAAGAACATGTTGGGGATGCACAGACTGTGCGCTGTTTCAGGCAGCTTGGCGAGCAGGGTTTCAGAGGCCAGTTCCTCCCATGCGGCGTCGAGGTGTTGGTAGAGGAAAAGGGAGCATTGGGCCAATTCCTGGTCCGGGATCGGTTCGCGAATGTAGTTGGTGTAGAGCCTGCACTCGTAACGCTCCCGGAATTCCGGGCAGCAGTCGAGGCGATCCATGAGCGGTTCGCCCTGGCAGTTGGCGTGTACGATGCAGAGTTTCCTGTCCATATCGACTCCGGAAGCGGTTGAAATCGTGAATGAAAAGCAGTGCGGATTGGATAGCACGGAAGTGTCGCCCCAGCAATGTCTGTATTGGTGGTTTACAGGGGTAGGGCGAGAATGTAACCAAACGCGAAACCAAAACACCAATCCGAGGACTGAACTCAATGGAAAATAGTTTCAAGGACGCATTGAACTCCATCCGCCCCGTGGATCGGACCCTGGCCGAAAAGGGGCAGGCCCATCTCGACAATCTGACCAAACCCCGTGGCAGCCTGGGGCGTCTGGAGGAGTTGGCCCTTCAGTTGTTTCTTATCCAGGGAGGACAACCGCCAAAGGTAGACCCCATGCGCGTCTACACCGTGGCCGGTGATCACGGCGTCTACCAAGAGGGCGTCAGCCCGTATCCTCAGGAGGTGAGCCGTCAGATGGTGCTCAATTTCCTGGCTGACGGTGCGGGCATCAATGTCCTTGCAAAGACGGTGGGTGCACAACTCTTCGTGGTGGACGCAGGCTGCTGCGGCGGCAAGTTCGACGACCATCCGAGCCTGATTCAGGCCAAGATCGCCCCCGGTACCAACAATCTGGCCAAAGGCCCGGCCATGACCCGCGAACACTGCCTGCAAGCATTGCTGCTCGGCCTTTCCCTGGCAGACCGTGCCCATGAGGAGGGCGTCAAGGTGCTCGGCACCGGTGAAATGGGCATCTCCAACACTACCCCTTCCACGGCCCTGTACAGTGCCTATCTCGGATTGGACCCCGAGATCATGACCGGTCCCGGTGCCGGTCTGGACAAGGCCAAGCTGCCCTCCAAGGTCGAAGTAATCAGCAAGGGGCTGGCCGTCAACCGGGCCGCCGTCGATTCCGGCGACGCCATTGAGATTCTGGCCGCGCTCGGCGGTTTGGAGATAGCCGCCCTGACCGGACTCATCCTGGGCGGCGCAAAGAATCGTCAGCTCGTCTGTGTGGACGGATTCATTTCCACGGCCGCCTATCTGGCCGCCTGGAAGCTTTGCCCGGACGTCAAGGACTATTGTCTGATCAGCCATGCCTCAGCCGAACCGGGCCACTCGGCAGCAGTCAAGGCCATGGGCCTTGATCCGTATCTCCATCTCGGCTTCCGCCTGGGCGAAGGCACGGGCGCGGCCTGCGCCATGTTCCTGGTCCGAGCCGCAGCCAATATCTACAACGACATGGCCACCTTTGCCGATGCGGGTGTGTCCGAAAGCGATTAGATTGCCTCCGGCGGCTGGAGGGAAGGGAGAGGACACCTTTTGAAAAAGGTTCTCCTCTCCCTTCCCCCCAGGCCCCCCATCCCTCTCTTTCCAAAACTTTGTGACGCCGCTTGGCGGGGTTCTTCAGAGTGTTTCCCTTGTATCACTTGTCTCCCCCCTTACCGCGGGCTACACACCTTTTTCCCAAATTGGAGCGATTTGGGTGCCAAAGGCACCCAACAGCGGCTCTCTTCCCCCGGTGCATCGAGGTGGTTGAGAGTGGTGCAGATGTGCATTTTCTCGGGTGCAGCTCAACCGGAGGCGTAGCCTGGCTACGGTGAGGATCGAGCAAGCCCGAAAAATGTGCAGATGCGCCGCTGTCGGCCGCCGGCACTACAAAGCGCACCAAAAGAATAGGCCGGTCAGTTAACCTGACCGGCCTATTCTTTTGGTGCGCTTTGTACGCCCCTACGCATCTCCGAGGTCTCCGGTAACGGCTTGTATGACGTCACCCTTGGCGTTGTATGTTCCGGTGGCCTCAACCTTCACGAGTTCGCGGGCCATTTCCGGATTTTCCAGAACCTGTCTTTGCAAGCGGACCTTGCGGATGGACTTGACCTGTTCGGCCAAATTCGAACCTTGTACTTCAAAACCGGCAACTTCCATGATTCTTACCTCCTTGCATGGAGTAGTGAATATGTTCCTTGCAGATTTTATCGGCAAATATTCAGAAACCTTTAGGCTAGGGGTGGCCATGCGGGCGCATTTGCTGCCCGATAGCTTGATTTTATTTATTTTTTTCATATAAAGAAATCTTTAGTCCTCTGTCGGAAAGGGTGTCGGAGCGGTCAGTAGTGCAGCTGGGTCCGAACTATTTGGATTCCCGGGCATAGACTTCGTCGAGAATTGCCTTGCCTCCGGCGTCCAGAACCATTCCGGCCAGGATCATGCCCACGTCCCAGGCGTTGTCCACATGGCCTTCTGCCATCAGGCGGATGGGGCGGGAGCCGTCCACGTCGGCTACGAAGCCGGTCAGTCTGACCTGGTCGCCCTCGATCACGGACCAGGCCGCAATGGGGACTTGGCAACCGCCGTCAAGGCCGGTCAGGAAGCCGCGTTCGGCCATGACCTGGTGTCTGGTGGGCGTGTGGTCCAGGAAGGCGAGCATGTCGCGCACTTCCTGGTTGTCCGAATGGAACTCGATGCCGAGCGCTCCCTGGGCCACGGCGGGCAAAAAGTCCGGCGGTCCGAGGATTTCCTGCTTGGGTGCGGACAGGCCCAGTCGGTTCAGTCCGGCGGTGGCCACCACGATGGCGTCGAAGTCGCCTTTGAGGAGCTTGTTCACGCGGGTGTCCAGGTTGCCGCGCAGGGATTCGATCCTGAGGTCGGGCCTGAGCGTGGCCAGTTGGGACTGGCGGCGCAGGCTGGAGGTGCCGACCAGGGCGCCTTCGGGCAATCCCTTGAGGCCGTCGTATTTGACCGAGAGCAGCGAGTCCGTAGGTTCCTCGCGTTCCGGGATGATGCCGATTTCCAGGCCTTCGGGCAGTTCGGTGGGCACGTCCTTCATGGAGTGGACCGCCAGTTGGGCGCGACCGTCCAGGAGCGCTTCCTCGATCTCCTTGACGAAAAGTCCCTTGCCGCCGACCTTGGCCAGCGGAACGTCCAGGATGATGTCGCCCTTGGTCTTGATCTTGAGCAGGTCGACGGACAGGCCGGGGTGTGCGGTTTCCAGACAGTCCTTGATGTGGTTGGCCTGCCAGAGAGCCAGGGCACTGCCGCGGGTGGCTATGGTGAGTTTCTTCATTATGGTAATGGCCTTGGTCTGTTTCAGTGGGGGTTATCCGCAGTTCGAGCAGTCGCCGCCGGAACAGCCTGCACAGCCGGAAGAGGGCGCGGACGGGGTGGACGGCGTGGAGCCGCCTCCGGCATCCGGGGCAAAACCGCCAACCTTTGACCGGACCGCGCTCATGAGCTTGCCGGTGTTGGCGGATGCACATTTGGGACAGGGGGGGCATTCGTCGCGGTCAAAGACGAGTTCCTCGAACTCCTGGCCGCAGTCGTCGCATTTGTATTCGAATATGGGCATGGTGTGCTCCAAAACAGTAAATTTGTGCCGAATCCGTTCGGCAGAGGGATTCCATAGCTGAAAAGGTGCGGACTGGCAACGTTGCGGCCCGGCATCGACCAAGGTAAGTCTGTTGTAGGCCATGTCCAGACCTTTGGTCTCAAAACACTGCTTTACACGCGTGGTCACAGGTGGAATACTGGAAGGGTAGACAAGTGCCCTGTGATCAAGCAGCCAGTACCGGTGATGAACATGGATGACGATTTTTTTGCACTGCATTTGGATTCCGGAGTCGGAGAAGGCGGAAGTCCGCCTCCTTCCGGTTGGTCCTACCTGGCAGAGGGCCGGGTCAGGTGCGTTTTTTCCACCACGAGACGCGGGCGCAGCAGCCAGACATTCTGGTTCGTGGAGCAGGCGGGGCGCGACAAGTTCAAGGCCAGGCCGCTCAACGATCGCCATATCCCTTCCCTCGATGCCGTGTCCGTCTCCGCCGCGGATCTGACCGGCGACTACACTCCCGAGCTGGCCTATTTCGAGGAACTGGTCATCCCGGCCATGCGCGCCCAGGGCGGGAAAACGAATATTCAGGCCAGCACCATCGACGCCAACGTGGTCAACGCGCTGTTCGGACTCGGATTGGTGTATCTGAATCGCCATGAAACGGATCGGGCCAGGGAACTGCTCGGCGATCTGGTCAGGCTCAAGACGGACTTTGAAGGCAAGAATCAATTTTTGTTTAATGACTTAGGAATCGTGCTCAGAAAGAGCGGGCTGTATCCCGAAGCCATCGCCTTTTTTTCACGCGCCCTTGAATATGTGGGTGACGACGAGAACCTTTATTACAATCTGGCCCGTGCCCATTACGAGAACAATGATTGGGAAAAATGTCTGGAATATCTCATCCAGTCTCACAGGCTCAATCCCGAACTTGAATCCACCAGGAACCTTTTCGGGGTCATGATCGGACTTGATGAGCGTACGGCCCGACTTGAACGGTACCACAAGCCCCCGGTGCCACCCCATGTGGCCTCGCGTGCCCGGCAGATCCTGGCTGCCGGAACCGGCAGGCTGAAGTTGGACGAAGGTTTGATGGGGGTGCCCATCGAACCGGGCCGCGCCCGGTCAGGGAAGGTCGGCACCATCGAAATCAAACGGCACGGCCGCGACGATTGACCCGCATTCCGATGGGCAGTCCCGCTTTTTCCGACTCCGGCCCGAAATCATGTGTTCTGATTTCGGGCTGTTTTTCCCTCTAAAGGACTTGTTGCAAGCCTCCGATAAGAAGGTGAAGTTCAGGGGTGGGAAAGGCCTTTCGGTCGTTGGGCCGGAACCGGCTTTTCTCTTATGATGGCGTTTGGTGTCTGCGGGAGCCACTTTGTAAAGTGCGTGGGCGCATTCCGTGCCGGTCACACCATCACCGTCTCTGGCCAGTGTCAGGGGAAGACATGGGCCGGAGCGGATGGGGCCGGACTGGGAAGGGTCCGCAAAAGGTATCCCATGACACAGGACAGGAACGTTTCCCCGGACGGCCGGGACAGATTGCATCGTATGTCCGTCCAGGGCCATGCAGGTCAGGTCTGCTGCATATTCTCCTCTGCGAAATCCCACCATCCTGGTCAGGGGACCACCCTGCGCGGCCACGGCTCGGTGCACTACTGGCTTGTCCGGCAGGTGGGGAAATCCGCCTATGCCGTCCGCGGCGTGGACGGCGACTTTCTTCCCTTCGGCAGTGAGGTGTCGATTCAGGTCGAAGAGTTGCTTGCACTGTATTCTCCCGAGGTCGCGGTTTTTGAAGACCGACTTGTGCCAGCGGCCTCCCAGGGAGAATATTTGGTTGAAGGCGGTCGGGGACAGGGGGTAAGGCGGTCGGTCATTCGGATCGACGAGGCCAATGTGCGCGCCCTGTTCCGGTTGGCGCAGGAATACATCCTGGCTCGTCGGGTGTCCAAGGGGAAGACGCTGCTCAACGAGCTGCTCCGGCTCAAGACGCCTTTTTCCGGAAAAAACCAATTCCTGTTCAACGAATTCGGCATCAGCCTGCGCAAGATCGGATTCCCCGAGGGCGCTGTCATCTGTTACCGCCGGGCATTGCAGCATACTGAAGTGGACGACCATCTCTACTACAACCTTTCCCGGGCCTATTACGAGCAAGGCCAGTGGTGGGACTGCATGACCGCGCTCGTCCGGTGTTTCGAGTTGAATCCGGCCATGCCCCTGGCCCGCGATCTGCTGGTGCTCATCTCCGCCCTGGCCGGGAATCCGGCCCTGAGGGTGCGCTACGGCAAGCCGCCGGTCCCCACCGGTGTGGCCCGTCAGGCCGGTCTGCTGTGCGAATCGACGTTTACCCATGACGCCGGGGCGCGCGCCCGGGCCGAGGCAGAGAGCCTGGAGGCCGAGGAACGGGATGCGGCCACCGAAGGGCAGGCCGATGCAAATCTGTGGTTGCCGGGGCGGGATGCCGTGGGGGTGTAGGCGGGGAATACGGGAGACGAACACAGCCGCAGCGGGTCTCCGCTGCGGCTGTGTTCTTTAGGCTATTTCAATTTTGCCAGGGGCCAGATTTCATCCACCTTTTCAATGGTCTTGATGGTGATGCGCTTGAGCAGCTCCTCAGGAACCTCGGCCAGATCCTTCTTGTTCTGTGCCGGGATGAGTACCCTGTTCATGCCGCGTGAGACCGCAGCCAGGATCTTTTCCTTGATGCCGCCCACGGGCAGGACGCGTCCGCGCAGGCTGATTTCGCCGGTCATGGCCAGGTCGGGGCTGACCGGCGTGTCGGTCAGGGCGGAGATCAGGGCCGTGACCAGGGTGACGCCTGCGGACGGGCCGTCCTTGGGCGTGGCACCTGCCGGGACATGGACATGGATGTCCAGGTTCTCGGCGAAGTTGGGGTCAATGCCGTAGGAATCCGCCCTGGCGCGGGCAATGGACAGGGCAGCCTGGGCCGACTCCTTCATCACATCGCCGAGCTTGCCGGTCAGGATCAGCTTGCCCTTGCCGGGCATGGTGGTCACTTCGATATGCAGTATCTCGCCGCCATACGGGGTCCAAGCCAGGCCCACGGCCACGCCCGGAGGCAGGGTGGGCTCTTTCTCGTCGTCCAGGAAGCGCGGCGGACCGAGCAGCTTGTACAGGTTGCCGACCGTGATCTTGAACGGTCCCTTGTCGCCTTCGGCCTTTTGACGGGCCATTTTGCGGCACAGGGTGCCGATCTCACGTTCAACGTTGCGCAGTCCTGCTTCGCGGGTGTATTCCCGCACCACCTTGGCCAACAGCTTGTCGGAGATGGTCAGCTCATTTTTCTTGAGCCCGTTCTCTTCGATCTGGCGGGGGAGGATATAGCGTCGGGTAATGACGGTTTTTTCCTGTTCGGTGTAGCCCGGAATGCGGATGACTTCCATGCGGTCCATGAGCGGGCCGGGTATGGAGTCGAGCATGTTGGCCGTGCACACGAACATGACCTTGGACAGGTCAAAGGGCACGTTCAGGTAGTGGTCCGTGAACGAGAAGTTCTGTTCCGGGTCCAGGACCTCGAGCAGGGCCGAGGACGGGTCGCCCCTGAAGTCGGAACCCAACTTGTCGATTTCGTCGAGCATGATCACCGGGTTGCGGGTGCCGCATTGCTTGATGGCCTGGATGATGCGGCCGGGCATGGCCCCGATGTATGTACGCCGGTGGCCGCGAATCTCGGCCTCGTCGCGCATGCCGCCCAATGACATGCGGTGGAATTTGCGGCCCAGAGAGCGGGCGATGGACCGGCCCAGCGAGGTCTTGCCCACGCCGGGAGGCCCCACGAAGCAGAGGATCGGCCCTTTCATCTTGGGGTTGAGCTTGCGCACGCTCAAATATTCGAGGATGCGTTCCTTGACCTTTTCGAGGTCGTAATGGTCGTCGTTGAGGATGGACTCGGCCTTCTTGATGTCCAGCCGGTCGCGGGAAAGCTTTTTCCACGGCAGTTCGGTCATCCAGTCGAGATAGGTGCGGATTACCGTGGCTTCGGAGGATTCGGCGTGCATGGAGTCCAGGCGGCGGAGCTGCTTGAACGCCTCTTTCATCACGTCCTTGGGCATGCCGCTGGTGCCGATGCTTTTCCGCAGCTCGTCCATCTCTTCGGATTCGTCGCCTTCATCGCCCAACTCGCGTTTGATGGCCTTTATCTGCTCGCGCAGGTAGAAGTCACGCTGGGCCTTGTCCATGCCTTCCTTGGCCATGGTCTGGATCTTGTTCTGCATGGAGGCCACTTCCACTTCCTTGAGAAGCTGATCGCTGACCAGCTCAAGGCGCTTCATGGGCTCGACACATTCCAGTATCTTCTGGGCCGCTTCCACCTTCATGCGCAAATTCGAGGCGATGAGGTCGGCCAGCCGTCCCGGTTCGGACACGTTGTTGAGCACGGACATGATGTCCTGGCTCGATATGCCGCGCAGGGAAAGAATGCGTTCGGACTGCTCGCGGGACGAGCGGACCAGGGCCTCCTGCTCTGCGGTCAGGGTGCCGATTTCCGGCTCGATGAGCGGCTCCAGTTCTGCGATGTGGTATGGATCGCTGGAAGTGA includes:
- the thrB gene encoding homoserine kinase, whose translation is MVFTPLARDEILQPCITLVGMAGAGKSTLGGLLARRLCWGQLDTDRYMESYYGLPLQGIMDTYGLDEFLRIEEQLVSELNLTRTVVSTGGSVIYGPRAVKRLKELGKIVLLDIDESTFIKRVGDAENRGLAIGPGKTMQDLYNERQPLYRRVADITVRTDKLSPEACVDHILEHIRIA
- a CDS encoding Ada metal-binding domain-containing protein; translated protein: MLAGAIVAAGSFPLRLPGEAQAASTVYHGNRNSYIFHQPACRYYNCKNCSVVFTSRQEALGAGFRPCKICKP
- a CDS encoding class I SAM-dependent methyltransferase, with the protein product MKNSLFYTDMIPPDARALWDGMYKIPWNDPAFSGRILAEHLSQDHHLASRKLDVIESQVAWINANVLTGVSASILDLGCGPGLYSRCLAGVSHRYVGLDFSPASIDHARQEFGVPGRCEFRLGDVVEADLGGPFDLVMMLYGELNVFSPDQCRRILVKAFEALAPGGRLLVERQRVHAVQAVGQGVNTWTRAESGGLFAEAPYVCLTENHWFQEEGVSLQCFQVWVKGQDAPVLYRSTTKAWTASEMEGLFRSAGFIDVVHHSDWPVPDQGLALVSGRKG
- a CDS encoding WcbI family polysaccharide biosynthesis putative acetyltransferase, translated to MDRKLCIVHANCQGEPLMDRLDCCPEFRERYECRLYTNYIREPIPDQELAQCSLFLYQHLDAAWEELASETLLAKLPETAHSLCIPNMFFKGYWPTWTGKQGFDYRCELLDNYIDAGLPPEETVLVYIHTDMGAKFDLTSMVADTLKQERERESHTPIKYVDLIKTNYRNIKLFNTINHPGPLLMDHAAKGILAELGLPAPEEAALGALGDPFPEFEEPINPKVAEFFGWDFAGPGRKYEIYGRKMTFTRWVSNYVFARQAGVRDFIAFLQGADVAL
- the cobT gene encoding nicotinate-nucleotide--dimethylbenzimidazole phosphoribosyltransferase, with the protein product MENSFKDALNSIRPVDRTLAEKGQAHLDNLTKPRGSLGRLEELALQLFLIQGGQPPKVDPMRVYTVAGDHGVYQEGVSPYPQEVSRQMVLNFLADGAGINVLAKTVGAQLFVVDAGCCGGKFDDHPSLIQAKIAPGTNNLAKGPAMTREHCLQALLLGLSLADRAHEEGVKVLGTGEMGISNTTPSTALYSAYLGLDPEIMTGPGAGLDKAKLPSKVEVISKGLAVNRAAVDSGDAIEILAALGGLEIAALTGLILGGAKNRQLVCVDGFISTAAYLAAWKLCPDVKDYCLISHASAEPGHSAAVKAMGLDPYLHLGFRLGEGTGAACAMFLVRAAANIYNDMATFADAGVSESD
- the hemC gene encoding hydroxymethylbilane synthase; this encodes MKKLTIATRGSALALWQANHIKDCLETAHPGLSVDLLKIKTKGDIILDVPLAKVGGKGLFVKEIEEALLDGRAQLAVHSMKDVPTELPEGLEIGIIPEREEPTDSLLSVKYDGLKGLPEGALVGTSSLRRQSQLATLRPDLRIESLRGNLDTRVNKLLKGDFDAIVVATAGLNRLGLSAPKQEILGPPDFLPAVAQGALGIEFHSDNQEVRDMLAFLDHTPTRHQVMAERGFLTGLDGGCQVPIAAWSVIEGDQVRLTGFVADVDGSRPIRLMAEGHVDNAWDVGMILAGMVLDAGGKAILDEVYARESK
- a CDS encoding zinc ribbon domain-containing protein; this encodes MPIFEYKCDDCGQEFEELVFDRDECPPCPKCASANTGKLMSAVRSKVGGFAPDAGGGSTPSTPSAPSSGCAGCSGGDCSNCG
- a CDS encoding tetratricopeptide repeat protein — its product is MDDDFFALHLDSGVGEGGSPPPSGWSYLAEGRVRCVFSTTRRGRSSQTFWFVEQAGRDKFKARPLNDRHIPSLDAVSVSAADLTGDYTPELAYFEELVIPAMRAQGGKTNIQASTIDANVVNALFGLGLVYLNRHETDRARELLGDLVRLKTDFEGKNQFLFNDLGIVLRKSGLYPEAIAFFSRALEYVGDDENLYYNLARAHYENNDWEKCLEYLIQSHRLNPELESTRNLFGVMIGLDERTARLERYHKPPVPPHVASRARQILAAGTGRLKLDEGLMGVPIEPGRARSGKVGTIEIKRHGRDD
- a CDS encoding tetratricopeptide repeat protein, whose protein sequence is MGAFRAGHTITVSGQCQGKTWAGADGAGLGRVRKRYPMTQDRNVSPDGRDRLHRMSVQGHAGQVCCIFSSAKSHHPGQGTTLRGHGSVHYWLVRQVGKSAYAVRGVDGDFLPFGSEVSIQVEELLALYSPEVAVFEDRLVPAASQGEYLVEGGRGQGVRRSVIRIDEANVRALFRLAQEYILARRVSKGKTLLNELLRLKTPFSGKNQFLFNEFGISLRKIGFPEGAVICYRRALQHTEVDDHLYYNLSRAYYEQGQWWDCMTALVRCFELNPAMPLARDLLVLISALAGNPALRVRYGKPPVPTGVARQAGLLCESTFTHDAGARARAEAESLEAEERDAATEGQADANLWLPGRDAVGV
- the lon gene encoding endopeptidase La codes for the protein MSKKKNKTPIRPSHIKRRKPGTDSVESPARRSRPSKPGKGGASEALPDIIEALTAQSGGSLFGDGDDMPSPNPADIPQTLPVLAVRDIVVFNYMILPLFVGREKSVHAVDAALSGDRYILILTQKDEAVEDPSPDELYTTGTVGMIMRMLKMPDGRLKVLVQGLARAKVKRFTSSDPYHIAELEPLIEPEIGTLTAEQEALVRSSREQSERILSLRGISSQDIMSVLNNVSEPGRLADLIASNLRMKVEAAQKILECVEPMKRLELVSDQLLKEVEVASMQNKIQTMAKEGMDKAQRDFYLREQIKAIKRELGDEGDESEEMDELRKSIGTSGMPKDVMKEAFKQLRRLDSMHAESSEATVIRTYLDWMTELPWKKLSRDRLDIKKAESILNDDHYDLEKVKERILEYLSVRKLNPKMKGPILCFVGPPGVGKTSLGRSIARSLGRKFHRMSLGGMRDEAEIRGHRRTYIGAMPGRIIQAIKQCGTRNPVIMLDEIDKLGSDFRGDPSSALLEVLDPEQNFSFTDHYLNVPFDLSKVMFVCTANMLDSIPGPLMDRMEVIRIPGYTEQEKTVITRRYILPRQIEENGLKKNELTISDKLLAKVVREYTREAGLRNVEREIGTLCRKMARQKAEGDKGPFKITVGNLYKLLGPPRFLDDEKEPTLPPGVAVGLAWTPYGGEILHIEVTTMPGKGKLILTGKLGDVMKESAQAALSIARARADSYGIDPNFAENLDIHVHVPAGATPKDGPSAGVTLVTALISALTDTPVSPDLAMTGEISLRGRVLPVGGIKEKILAAVSRGMNRVLIPAQNKKDLAEVPEELLKRITIKTIEKVDEIWPLAKLK